The Periophthalmus magnuspinnatus isolate fPerMag1 chromosome 15, fPerMag1.2.pri, whole genome shotgun sequence genomic sequence ATATAGAAGCAGGCAATAGTTGGTTCTGATTTATGCCTTCCTTGTGCTGACTGAAAATAATTGAAATGACAGGAAAATACTTTAACAGCATATAAAACTATTCACAATCACGGTAAAATGACAGATATTTGTGTCCCCTAACATTTGTCTGGGCCTGTTAACTCGCTGTGTACCTTGGGGTGTAATGTAGTCTGCTCGGTGCTCGGAGCCTGGGGGTAGCTGGAGGACACTGCTCCTGTTTACTGCACTGTTTACAGATACAAAACAACAGTCTATTTGGGATAATGGACAGTGGAGGAGTGCTCAGCTAtgataaaagacacattttatagtccagtatttgtaaaatgttctatatttGATGCTTGGGGATATAGTTTATTGCCTTCAGTGAGATAGTATAGGCAGTTTTGGTAGAAACGGGCAGCAAGAAGAGAAATGAATGtggatttatatttttgtgcaaaAGCAAACTTAGAAAACTAGAGACAACATTTTTCCAACAGGTTTTCAAatctgaaaaatgaaatgagtCAAGtctttatttgtaatatttgtcaTTCAACATAAAAAATGCTGCTTTTAGAGCTGTTAGGATGAGCGTAATATTTTTTAGCTGAATGGCTtgccaaaaacactgaaatattaaaAGGAAGCTTTGTAGTccaaatgtgacaaaaatatattaacagATGAACTGAAAATTGTAAATTGATTTAACCATGGGACTCTTCCATAGTCTAATCTTTTTCCTCCATAGTCTAAAACAAACTGGGCAATCAATTTCTGttataaattatactttttcattattgcacttttcacaccaagttcCACCAAAGACAACAATTGGTTTTCTgtgtaccaccagatctaaatcaagaatatacaaatgtaagattattccaggtttaatctagggctaaaccaagtctaaaagtggactacatcattcTCACTGTAGTGCTAAATGAAAAAAGTGGATACAAATTAGATGTACTGGTACCAACAtactgaagagctgtccaaaGAATGCAATACATGTACCACTAGTAGTACATGCACTGCAGTTTGAGAATCACTAGTTCATTTCTAAAAATGGTATTTAATATACTTACTTAAATCAGGATTGCCTGTAGCACCAAAGTCTCAGTATAAACCTATGGGAAATGCCACCtttaatgaaagaaagaaaaatgctactcattgattttttttttagggacAGGTCAAAACAAACTATTGAAGAACTTGTTTGCAGCAGGACAGAGTTTGGTCCCTGTGGCATTCCTCCTCTTGTGGAAGTAAAGAAAAGCAAATACTATTTGGAAAAAGCTGAAAATTGTGGCCAAAGTTTGCAAGAAGAAAGTCTTTTTGACGTTTTCCTTTGGGGTAAaagttgtgtgtgtttcaggaggcTGTGGTGACTGCACGATTCAGCTCGATCAGCACTGGGGCCCTGGTGAACGGAGTGTGGTACAAACCAGTGGAGCAGTTCATTTTGCCTAAGGTCAGACTCAACACTTCTGCTGACCACAACAGTTATAGAGATCAGCCATAACATTGCGCCCGGTCAAGtgaaaaatctaatcaaaattgtgattttaaatggcTGTAATTAGGAAACCACAGACTTTAGTTAATTGAGTAACATAATGTGCTCTATAAACAGCCATTTCCTGTCTGCTATAGGTTTTATGTAGAAACCCTGCTGATACTGTAatactgtagtttagacctcaatGTTATTTCATTAGTTggcatttagcattagcattttatatttaaagtggTAATCCTCCATAACTTGTTTACTTGAACTGATAGATAGCTCACTTCTAATAAAGAtactctttattttattttatattttcaccCATTGTGTCTTTCAGTATGTTTGAAGTAATGTTTGGTCATTAAatatcctatattacacaaaatagattcttgtgagccttaagccatgttataataatgttacctcctcaaaaacatacctggagttgtgttttgtttcattctaacATGTTTAAGCAAACCTGGTTTATTAATCAACAGCTCCAaatcttaaaatgctctgtcccactttgtgatgtcatgtagtggtagttaaactttttaccttcagttcagtagagatttcaAATTCCATCCAAATGATTTCAGAGGTGACTCAAACTCagtctaaaaacacatttccaggtatgtttttgatgaggaaacaacatgacataggtcagaaaatagcgtaaaatgAGCTCTTTAAGCCCAAAGTTACTGTTTGATCCATATTGCTCGTATTTGCATGATGCTGTTTCCTCCAGTGCCTATATATAAAGGACTGTATATATGTGGCTACATCTAATCAGCAGATATACTGGCCACTAAGCTGCACTGTCTGCTCTGGGAGATCAGTTCCAACACAGTCATATCGATCTAATTAGAAGTGGGTGATATGGAAAAAACATTCAGATTTGCTTATAAATCATATCACCACCAGCTCAAACTTATGGttactttccctggaatgttccacagtatggcatttatctccatggagacaagcaagtggcagcaCCAGGCCAAGTGACAGGCCACGGCAATATAACACCTGCAGTTGAATAAGATGCAAGctggataggtttaatgccatacatactgtaaaacataacAGGCAAaccactaacatctccatggagacaagcaggtggcagaactaCCACCAGAAAAATTGCATAGTGCTCCTAATTTGAGTGAAAAGCATCAAGGGCAATGTATTATTAGATATCATAATGTAAAAGTTTATACATGTTTGGTTGTTATACTCATTTGGTATTTGAGATATTTATTGGTATATATTTGATATATTAGGGTTTCGAGGGGACTTTGGTTTGGGAAAGCCTGGACTCCGCTGGATTAACTTCAGTCAACGCCTCGTCTGTGCAGCTCAATGATGGAGGAGGAGTTCTCAAGTTCTCCTCTGTAAGTCCCATTATAATTAATTCAGAAAGTCAAATAAAGCATGTTCATTTATAAAGGACAGACTCTGTGCCTTGCAGATAGCAGAGGGCATACTGCCTCACAGAAGTGCTCTCGGCTTCcctggtttggctggaggtttCACGTTCAATATTTACGGTTTGTTTATTCATTGAGAGATATTTATGAAATCTATTATCATCTTTTAGCCAAATGTTTGAGGACAACCCCAGATGACAGAGTTCAAAAACATTGTTCACGTTGGCAGGTTAAGagattagcttgttttttatttgttgggGCTCTTGCATACACGCAAAATGGGGAATATGTCTTCCTTGTCGTAGGCTGCGTGCTTATTGTAATCTAGCCTCCTTTATGTGCAGGTCTTTTATGAAATGGATTTCTAGTCATTGAGAAACAAAGAAATTAAATTCCTTCATCAGTGAATACAAACTAATGGCCCATTCTTTGCTATTATGTATTTCCCAAACAGATTTAGTGAATAGCTCGCACCGTGTTTTCATTTAGAAGAACATAAATTGGCAATAACAAAATGATTAATAGCATAATACAACAATGAGCTGATGTTGTCTGGATATAatcattaaattatttttacattttcaacaagTCTTTctccataaaaaaaaagttctccACAGAAATGACACCAAACATGTTAAATTCATCATTTTAATTACAGTACTGAcatgctgtggttgtgtccttgggcaaaacactttacTCTGCTCTCTTATGATTAAGGAGTATTTAAATCAGATTTCCAGCTTTCAGAATCTCGTCAAATCACTTTTAATAACACTAATGCAGCGTTAAAATGGTTTGCGGCTCAATTCCCACTCTCCCCAGTATGtacttgttgtgtccttggacaaggcAAGTGGGTGTTTTTATAGCCCTTATGCttatcaatatatatataagtataagaTAAatcaagtataagaccacatagattaGTATAGGCCTgtgaaccactatggaacatacttggaccactgagggatcacacagacataagatggcatggtaatataaaagaaagtacaaaatcacattctattgtccaaagagtgttttttattatcattgtgtcGTCTGAATCAGTGTTGAGCATCAAGTccatttcttagtatcaaaatggagtttgaaattttagtatcatagtAACACTAATAACCCTCAGCCAAAGGTTTTATTAGTGTCCTGAATAGTGTTGTTATGATGTTAAAATTTCAATCTAGTTTTCAAACCAGATTCGAATATGGAAATTATCCATATACTAGTTTTGATACGACAGTGATGACCAGTCTAAAACCACAAAAGGTCCAGTTCTGTTCTAGTTATGTGAttgttttcagtattgatacctactcaaatgagtatctagttttggtactattttttttcaatacacATCTGTTTAGTTCTGCTACTAGTCAAATGATTCTTTCAATTATACATTGAGATTTTagttagtacatttttaaccaaatatagGTTGACACATAGTGAGAGCTTCTAGAGAGCCTCTTTTGGTATGTGTAATTCAGATTAATTGCTGCaaagttatttctgtgtttcAATTTTATTTGGCAACGCTAGTCCTTATATATTTAAAGCTTTTGAGTTACCGAGCAGAAACAAGAATAAAAACTCTcttcatatttattattattcttctcTATATCTTCccactctcctctccacagatggtGAGGCTCTAGCGGGGCTGCTGCGAGCTCGTCCGGCCCGGATGGAGGAGCACGTTCTGAGGCTGAGGCAGGAGGACGTGTCCCTGGAGCAGGAGAGTCTGAGACATGGAGACATAGTGTTTGTGGATGTGGTGGACACTTACAGAAACGTACCCACCAAACTACTGCAATTCTACAAGTGGTGAGTCCCGTCACAGAGAGGGATGTTGCATTTAGGAATGGTCTGAtatgggttttttgttttgtttttgagccaCGATGTTTGTCTATAAGTTGTttttctgggttttttttttgccatttaccAATATGGGTCTATACCGATATCAGGCTTTTAAAATTTGTAGTAAGGACCAGAAATTAACATTTcccttttataaaaaaaataacaaaatgtattacttATCACTGACTGGAgtagtgaaaaaaatatttgctaAAAATATCAGCTATCCAACATGATATCTGGTTCAACCCTCCGATACCACCGATGATCAATAGCCCATCCCTAGTAGCAATGCCTAAAAAATCCCACTGTACAAGTATTGTAAAACTGTAGaaatgtgctgtagaaataaCAACTGTAATTTATTTTCTACATGTGgctgaaataaaaaatgaaatgaggaAAGGATCATGGTTTATGGAATTgtcttgtatttgtatttaggCGGTGTGGCTCAGCAGTTCAGTTTAGTGTATTAGACTTTAAACATTGCGATATCAAAGTGTcacagttaggcctgtcacgataacagactttgaagcatgatatatactgcgataaacgataatattgaaactactctaTGTGCAATAAGACAAGATAATCCcggtaaaccattttaaatagacagtatcattcaaaaggcctgagctgctaCGAATAAGTAAATGgcaaatctccccacttttacaaagaaaatgtaaaccCAACAAATATTGATTCCAaattatattgttccagctttcaatAACTATTCACAGCTATTGTTAGAAATCAGTTGTTGTAAGTGTCAAAAGGTCAAATTTGTGTTTTCCTGGGTTATAGTTAAACAGACTTTTCTAGTATAGGAGCTGCCACcacgccaagttacaggtcagatctatggagagccagattttcaaggtattttagctCTAAATGtacctgtaaatgaataaatgcaagatggataagttaATAAGCAGACACCACACCAGAAAGATATGAAGCACCTTTAATATCACTGCCCCGGTCAATATGGTCAGTAATTATAAGGTTTAATATCTTCTGCCGGCACAAATCACTAACCTTAACTGGCTTCagatcatcacaaacatgcaatATTGAATAACTGTGAATATGGTTGTTTCTCATAAAAGTTAATTCAAAACAAAGTGCTCCTTGTACTTACTAGTCCACAGCAAGAGGCAATCAATAACAGTACTTAAATACAGCTACTTGAAAACTTATTAGAGAAAGGAATAATTACCAAATCTGTAAACTATTGAGTACATTTTCAGTTTATATATTATCGTTAAAATCCTAAATGAAAGTCTCCTAATAGAAACATTAATTCTAGTTATTGCATTTGTGACTAAACCATAGTAATGATAAATCTGTGAAAGCCAGTGCAGCCCTAGTGCTAATGACTCCTATTCTTTGAGTCCGAATTGGCCGGGCCTCAGAGGAAATCAGCCGTCTGAAATGAAAGTGTGGCGTTCACTGTGAAAAAGCTCTCTGTTACAATCTGCACCGCAATCACCCCCAAAAAATACAGCTGTGAGTCGCAGCAACCACCCAGCGGCTGACAGGGTAAGGTCAATTATAGTAAAAGTAAGAATATTTGTACCTCAACATAACATCTATCAAGTACAAGTGAAACTGGTATCTCAAGACCAGTAGTAGTGTATTTGATTACATCTACGCAAAAAATGTTATCCAGACATCGATAAATTGAAATCTTATTTTGGCttagaaaaactaaacaaaacataaaatggcATGATTTGTTTCTTCACACGTTgtcacaaccatagactgtatgtataaatggacatagctaaactgctggccgacatgttccaaataggaagtgagcctgAGCGCGCTTCCAGGTCCATCGAATCTGGCTCCTATTTACTTTCCACTttacatccctctctctgtaactgcggCTGTCAAGCTTGTCggtcttggtatttttatttctctattgtgtctgtaactcaagatatgaacattaataacagacaaatcaagcgacTTCTTTCCCTTCTTTGAGGTCGtgcccactagcattagcaacaggtttgattgacagagttgctaagcacccgtctcctgccaaaccagtggtgcaggcgggaaggggcgttaacttcgctccagactggctctttggttgctataatactcgcagtcggaattccaaatgtggctGCAAATTCACCCCTACAACTGCAAgacttgatgagcttcatttgactgaagctgaacactatgggtgacgtccacttctttatacagtctgtggtcacaACTTAACATTTTGAACACAAGCACATATGTTTAAACCCAAAATTATTCCTTCCcccaattatattttaaatgcaagTAAAATTtctacaaaatgtttttatacttACAATATGATGAACATTTTTGTACTTGTTCTCAAAATTGGTCTGATTAATCATTCCTCAAAAAAGGTTATTTGTTACTAACATGCTAGATTTGACATAAATGCTGTTCATTTTGTATTCAGGTAGAATTCTTATTATATGTGTAAATGGCAAATGTAACTACCCCCCTCAGATATCAAGCATTCTTGCTCTTGAACTGCCTGGAGTGTATCATTTTATACGGCCTCCTCTTGCCCTTTACACTGGTATTTGAATGTGACTTCACTCTGAGATTTGGGGAATAATGTGAATTTGGACTTCTTAATTAAGGTCACAAGCTCCCCTGTGTTTCAGGTCTGTGGAAAACGCAGACTTTAACCTCCTGCTGAAGACCGATGATGACTGTTACATCGATGTGGACGCAGTTTTGACAAAGATTGACCAGAAGGCCCTTAAACGCAGCAACTTCTGGTGGGGCAAGTGAGTATTATACAGTGAAGGATCATGGGTATGGCCTTGTGCTTTTAGGCAGAGGTGGGTAGCACTCTGtcacatttacttaagtaactctTAAATAAAATGGCActtctcagagtagttttcaaacaccatacttttactcttgaAATATATActttacagtgtaacagtactttttggTTACTCTTTCCACTGCGAGTTAATCTAATTCTATCCTAGAATTTTATGTAGATAATTTTAAATGCTTTGAACATTTCTTGCACCACCCCTTCAGTTATGatttgtattttcaaaggatagaataggaaagaaaaatgtaacttttgtgcattatttcatgttttgtccttccaattatgTTAATGCCACTATATAAATTAGATGTCACATTCCGTTCAGTTACTcttcttgaaccactacttcGTACTTCtgcttgaataatattattctGCAGTaatggtacttttacttgagtacattgtTTGGCgtctctacccacctctgcttttAGACACTGAATGACTCATTATCTGATGTACAAGTTCACACAGAACAAAGTGAAGTGCATTAGCTCAAAAGTGATAGTGGAATACACAGCagtaacataaataatatatctGGCTAAGTAAAGTGTAGCTGATGAAGTTGAGCTATTAGGTAATTATAATTGTGGTGTAGACCTTGACTATATTTATGGAGGGACAGTACCATTAATCTTATGTACCGGTACACTAGTTAAAtagtaataattaaaatatgaatgaataaaatagaAAGCCAAAAATGTACCAAAAGCTTATAGGATttgtaaatatacaataatataaaatgcaaTATGCTTGTCAATTATAAGATTACATATACAaactataatatatttaaaaatctataGCAAGGCCAAAAACTGAGGTAAAGTAGTACCTAATTTCATCAATTCACTGTTGAATtattgttgtttaaaaaaaaaaaaaaaatctataatataAAGCAATGTTTGTATATCCAAATGTGTAGACGTTTTGCCTAGCTGTTCTTTGATTACCACTAgtctgtttaaaaagacaaacaaaaaaagacatgaATAGACAGAAACTGTggcagcttaaaaaaaaaaaaggtcctaATTATCAGTAGGGTTAGAAGTTTCAAGCAGAATaatacaggatattttgttattgtggaggaaattatggtacttcaaaaactgcagaatttgtgatttgctaattgtgtccattcattttactattattatcacGGAAATTCTTTTATATCAGACTGCCTTGGATGTGCGCAATAATCCCTCTGATATCACCAATACAAATATCCCAACCACCCCTAATTCACACACTTTTGCTTTAGTCCCTTGCTGCAGGTTTGAATTGAACTTACAAACTCATGTGAACTATAGAAGCAAAAGGCTAGACAAACAgcatgcacatttcacaaaggTCAGGTGAATGTGCAGGcagatgtgatgctaactgtctCTGCCCCAGTTTCAGGCAGAGCTGGGCAGTGGACCGCATCGGGAAGTGGCAGGAGCTGGAGTACCCGAGCCCGGCGTATCCCGCGTTTGCCTGTGGGTCCGGGTACGTGGTCTCCCGGGATCTTGTTCAATGGTTGGCCAGTAATGCAGAGAAACTCAAGGCGTACCAGGTATGAAAGTAAGATGACGACTGtggttttaaagtgcattatgtaacttttctactagAGGGCCTGCTtcttgtttatctccatggagtaaggttgtaaagtattaaaaatcacatactaattgacactaaaaaataaaaaaaaactcatcaaaactagatactcatttgaacatgcatcgatatttaaaaaatgcattaacTGGAAAAAGTTTGACCGATTGGAAcagttttagttatttatttagtttaattattttgtgttgaaaattccATGCTATGGTCTAAAAaggaacattttttaaaaaatattacggTGGTATCgaaatctgtattgagtatcaagcgtattccttagtatcgaaatagttTGAAATTATAATATCATGGAGACGTCATTGCTTTGCTGGAAATGTTAaccagtattgcattaaacttgtctatcttcatgaagacaagcagggggCGCCACcaggttaagttacaggtcagatctgtggagagacgagccCAACCAAcaataacaatgcatgttttttaagggaTTTTTGGGCAATAACAACACCTGAAATTGAATTAATACAATATAGATCGACTTAAGGAACAGCAAAGTAATATCAACCCCATGAAGACGACAAAAAGCGAACGctctaccagaaatgttacacactgagtgcacttttaaatctgtGGAGGCAGATAGTTATGTAAATTCACAAACTCGTTTACttaaagtgagtgtgatgttttcAGGGAGAGGATGTGAGCATGGGCATCTGGATGGCAGCTGTTGGACCCCAGAAATATCAGGTAAAGAGCTTTTAGTTAGACAGACtatcacattttatatttacattactgtgaaaaatgtgtttaacttAGTGGATTATCAAATTGCAGTCTTATTTTTTCCACTATAAAAAATGAGATTAAAGAAGATGAGTATTGGACCATGGACAAATTAATTAGTTTTGGTGCTTGTCCAGACCACTGCTTTGATCCAGGAGAGTTTAATGGATTCTTGCTGCATAGCTGGATATGTCTGCAAGTCCATATAACCCTAAATGGTTGTTTAAAGACTAATAGTAGTTGTTTAGTCTTTTTAGTTGCAGTTTTGTATAAGAATAAAATGGCTCCTAAAACAGTaggtttaaagggcctgtacctgattttgtagCAAgagtcatgttttagtttgacccATTAGCCATGCCCCGTTGGTcctttctgccactgtgataGTGCATCACAGtgtcatgcagttgtttccttTTCCCCATCTCCACCTACTTTAAGTTATTTTCTAactcttgaaaatgcaccacGACAGAGAGTCAAGTGTCTGGGATACTGTCaggcagttggtttcccatAATCCTTGGTGAACAATGTGGCTGATTGGATAAAAGGAGGTGACCCTGTCTGTAGTTTCTGCACTAGCTGatacacaataaaatgctttgcaAAATACATAGATTATATATGATAGTCTCAATGTATTTCTCATTTAGCTGCTTATACAGAAAATGGTGACTATAGAATCTTTACATCATGCATCATACAGTACAATATTGTttcaactaatgattatttttagatgcaactttttaaaaagacacagcATTTGTTACCATTTATTTGCATATGGTTGATTGTTTAATAACCTAATCAAACAATTAAAACTGTAGACATGAATTTTAGATTTTGCACCTGAAAGATtctggctctgtgtgtgtgaatgtgtgtgtgtctgtctctgtatgtAAGGGTGTGCTAGATTTAGTGCATGTATACATGCATTAATGTATTGTGTATACATGTGTTTCAACCAATTGTCACTTGTCCGTGTTTTGTCACACGTTTGTGGGCTGTTCTTTTCCTGCCAGGGGACTGCTGATGTAAATTAACCCAAGGCTAACTCTCGTACAATGCCTATGTTCTAATTGTACAtaatgattaataataataatattactttattttaatgcaaaatGAGTCTTCTTGATAATATTTAcaaattgtaatttatttaggaataagtatatgtatgtgtgtgtgtgtgtatgtatgtatgtatgtatgtatgtgtatatatatatatatatatatatatatatatatatacatacacatacacatacacatacacttgTCTCCTTTTGATTTAATAACAATGCTGTTTTCAAATGGTGTGTTTAAGTCTTTAGTCCAAAGTTTTTAACAATTATGTAAATAGTTGATTAGTCACAATAATTCTGATTAATTGATGCAGCCCCACTATATAATCTTATCTatctaaaaaatatacaaaataattcaGGATAATCTTAAACTTTAATTAAGTTTGCTGCATGTTGTGCCCTCCTCTTCTTTGGCTATCATTTGGAGGGCAGGACAGGCTGATTAACTAATCAGGAGCTATGCTGAGAGGTAAGGTAATCGTGAATATGTTATTTCAATCAATACAGATTCAGTGTAATTTTCAACTCCAGCCTTGCAGAGACAAggttttggacacatttttgttaacggaaacaaaatggatttgatTCATACCAACATCACGCATTTTCCAAAAAAGTGCCCAATCCAAGGTAATGGCATATTCAGCAACAATGAAAGCAGATTCGACTAAAAGTGATGGTTCCCAAActcacaaaatgttcaaaagagCAACTAAAGAGTAAACTAGTAAAGAAAATTGGCGAGAAAAGGAACAGACCAAAGAATAAGCATAAAATGTGTagcaaatataaaaaacataggCAAAATACCACAA encodes the following:
- the b3galnt2 gene encoding UDP-GalNAc:beta-1,3-N-acetylgalactosaminyltransferase 2; this translates as MRRLALALLPCAVALLVHLWLVQRRSADLVESNTTSDEALPFYDVLVGVLSARHHHELRQAIRDTWLGYLQSHPRFQHRVGVKFIVGKQGCPIPEEDREDPYSCSLLNFTEPATGQSSEMEIVKLSDPSALLSSDVSVIALDFKVLHPVVITRLGVFPSGTLSEPQTNVTVKLLQLDQEEAVVTARFSSISTGALVNGVWYKPVEQFILPKGFEGTLVWESLDSAGLTSVNASSVQLNDGGGVLKFSSIAEGILPHRSALGFPGLAGGFTFNIYDGEALAGLLRARPARMEEHVLRLRQEDVSLEQESLRHGDIVFVDVVDTYRNVPTKLLQFYKWSVENADFNLLLKTDDDCYIDVDAVLTKIDQKALKRSNFWWGNFRQSWAVDRIGKWQELEYPSPAYPAFACGSGYVVSRDLVQWLASNAEKLKAYQGEDVSMGIWMAAVGPQKYQDAGWLCEKECYLDMLSSPQHSAQELHLLWGRKQACGDPCGCPWGP